A region of Deinococcus cellulosilyticus NBRC 106333 = KACC 11606 DNA encodes the following proteins:
- the purB gene encoding adenylosuccinate lyase, which translates to MIDRYLTQEMKTLWSEANRYRAWLKVELEAVGAWVELGEVPREAYEDLLSKSQTDPLDEAFAERVAEIENVTRHDIVAFTTALTERYGENARFIHLGLTSTDVVDTAQNLILDEALQIIIKDVQDLRDVCRDQAVAYKHTPCIGRTHGIHAEPMTFGLKFLNWMSALDRDLHRLEASRKQVRVVMLSGSVGTFAHVSPKVEEHVATSWGWEIAKVTNQTLSRDRIAEVLSALAIFGATLEKIAVEIRHLQRSEVREAMEPFAKGQKGSSSMPHKKNPIGCENITGMARLMRGNLQVALENIALWHERDISHSSAERVILPDTTAAATFATRRLTRILKDLVVFPERMLQNMNALGGLIFSQRVLHKLIDTGMLRETAYAIVQRNSLESWETGVPLRELLEKDSEMPLSSEQLDAAFNLDWYLREVDAIYARFGL; encoded by the coding sequence GTGATTGACCGTTACCTGACCCAAGAAATGAAAACCCTGTGGTCCGAGGCCAACCGTTACCGGGCCTGGCTGAAAGTCGAACTTGAAGCTGTGGGTGCCTGGGTGGAACTGGGAGAAGTTCCCCGCGAAGCCTATGAAGACCTGCTCAGCAAATCCCAGACCGACCCTCTGGATGAAGCCTTCGCAGAGCGGGTGGCCGAAATCGAAAACGTGACCCGTCATGACATCGTGGCCTTCACCACTGCACTGACCGAGCGTTATGGCGAGAATGCCCGCTTCATCCACCTGGGCCTGACCTCCACCGACGTGGTGGACACCGCCCAGAACCTGATTCTGGATGAGGCCCTGCAGATCATCATCAAGGACGTGCAGGACCTGCGCGACGTGTGCCGGGACCAGGCGGTGGCCTACAAGCACACCCCCTGCATCGGGCGCACCCACGGCATTCACGCCGAGCCCATGACCTTCGGTCTGAAGTTCCTCAACTGGATGAGCGCCCTGGACCGTGACCTGCACCGCCTGGAAGCATCCCGCAAGCAGGTGCGTGTGGTGATGCTCTCCGGTTCTGTGGGCACTTTTGCCCACGTCAGTCCCAAAGTCGAAGAGCATGTGGCCACCTCCTGGGGATGGGAGATTGCCAAAGTCACCAACCAGACCCTCAGCAGGGACCGCATTGCCGAAGTGCTCAGCGCCCTGGCGATCTTTGGGGCCACCCTTGAAAAGATTGCAGTGGAGATCCGTCACCTGCAGCGCTCCGAAGTGCGTGAGGCCATGGAGCCTTTCGCCAAGGGTCAAAAAGGCTCTTCCAGCATGCCCCACAAGAAGAACCCCATTGGCTGCGAGAACATCACCGGGATGGCCCGCCTGATGCGCGGCAACCTGCAGGTGGCCCTCGAAAACATCGCCCTGTGGCACGAGCGGGACATCTCCCACTCCAGTGCAGAGCGGGTGATCCTGCCGGACACCACAGCAGCAGCCACGTTTGCCACCCGTCGCCTGACCCGCATCCTCAAAGACCTCGTGGTTTTCCCCGAGCGCATGCTGCAGAACATGAATGCCCTCGGTGGCCTGATTTTCTCCCAGCGGGTGCTGCACAAACTGATCGACACGGGCATGCTGCGTGAAACCGCCTATGCCATCGTACAACGCAACAGCCTGGAGTCCTGGGAAACGGGCGTTCCCCTGCGTGAACTCCTCGAAAAAGACAGCGAGATGCCGCTGTCCAGCGAACAGCTTGATGCTGCTTTCAACCTGGACTGGTACCTCAGGGAAGTGGACGCCATCTACGCCCGTTTCGGGCTGTAA
- the panC gene encoding pantoate--beta-alanine ligase, which produces MQVVHTISALRELLQGQTSVGFVPTMGFLHQGHASLIRQARQDHQTVVLSIFVNPTQFGPSEDFASYPRDLEHDMQIAQEAGADLIFAPDVREMYPEGFATSIEVKGAALPLEGEKRPGHFSGVATVVLKLLNIVGAQSAYFGEKDFQQVAVIRQLVRDLNHPTRIVACPTLREESGLAMSSRNSYFTPEQKSRADVIYRALMASRAAFQQGERNAEAILEAGRVVLAREEELKLEYFTLVDAATLQQVEVLGERDHRLLVAARLFNVRLIDNMGLL; this is translated from the coding sequence ATGCAAGTCGTCCACACCATTTCCGCTCTGCGTGAGCTCCTGCAAGGTCAGACCAGCGTGGGTTTTGTGCCCACCATGGGGTTTTTGCATCAGGGCCACGCCAGCCTGATCCGGCAGGCCCGGCAGGACCACCAGACGGTGGTCCTCAGCATTTTTGTGAATCCCACCCAGTTTGGTCCCAGCGAGGACTTCGCCAGTTATCCCAGAGACCTTGAACATGACATGCAGATTGCTCAGGAAGCAGGGGCAGACCTCATTTTTGCGCCGGATGTGCGTGAGATGTATCCAGAAGGGTTTGCCACCAGCATTGAGGTGAAAGGGGCAGCCCTGCCCCTGGAAGGGGAAAAACGACCCGGCCACTTCTCGGGCGTTGCCACAGTGGTGCTGAAGCTGCTGAACATCGTGGGTGCCCAGTCGGCCTATTTTGGTGAGAAGGATTTTCAGCAGGTGGCGGTGATCCGGCAACTGGTCCGGGACCTCAATCACCCCACCCGCATTGTGGCCTGCCCCACCCTGCGGGAAGAGAGCGGTCTTGCCATGAGCAGCCGCAACAGCTATTTCACCCCAGAACAAAAGAGTCGAGCAGATGTGATCTACCGGGCCTTGATGGCGTCCAGGGCAGCATTTCAGCAAGGTGAGCGCAACGCTGAAGCCATCCTTGAGGCCGGGAGGGTGGTTTTAGCCCGCGAAGAAGAGCTAAAATTGGAGTACTTCACACTGGTCGATGCAGCGACCCTGCAACAGGTCGAAGTGCTAGGCGAACGCGACCACAGGCTTCTCGTGGCAGCACGTCTCTTCAACGTGCGCCTGATCGACAATATGGGACTGCTATGA
- a CDS encoding GreA/GreB family elongation factor yields MTKTHEITVKGYEKLINDLDYLKKVRRPEISDYMGKAIADGDLRESAAYDEARMLQSENEAKIAELEELVSKAVVVVEDLTELKSSSLDLSKVKYKVEASRRSGVALGARVEIEDEKGKTQTLEIVGAYEADVFKKKISDQSPLGQELLGKNVGDVVVVRPNEKMTIKYTIKAVHFD; encoded by the coding sequence ATGACCAAAACACACGAAATCACCGTCAAGGGCTACGAGAAGCTCATCAATGACCTCGATTACCTCAAGAAAGTCCGCCGCCCCGAAATCAGCGATTACATGGGCAAGGCCATCGCAGACGGCGACCTCCGGGAAAGTGCTGCCTACGATGAGGCACGCATGCTGCAGTCCGAGAACGAGGCCAAGATTGCTGAACTTGAAGAACTGGTCAGCAAAGCTGTGGTGGTGGTCGAGGACCTCACCGAACTGAAAAGCTCCAGCCTGGACCTCTCCAAGGTGAAGTACAAGGTGGAAGCCAGCCGCAGAAGTGGTGTGGCCCTGGGTGCCAGAGTCGAAATCGAAGACGAGAAGGGCAAAACCCAGACCCTGGAAATCGTCGGTGCTTACGAGGCCGATGTCTTCAAGAAGAAAATCAGCGACCAGAGCCCTCTGGGCCAGGAATTGCTGGGCAAAAATGTCGGTGATGTGGTGGTGGTGCGTCCCAATGAGAAGATGACCATCAAATACACCATCAAAGCTGTGCACTTCGATTGA
- a CDS encoding type IV pilus twitching motility protein PilT yields the protein MIGELAIQMISRRASDIHLHVGSPPIARIDGHLSRFGDKILTPDDMRSIIKELMTERQLAEFENRFEMDFGYSFPSVGRFRCNVFKQRGSVGIVMRVIHNNIPSFESLGLPTSLLEEYVNQDRGLILVTGPTGSGKSTTLASMVDYINRHFAYNIITIEDPIEFLHKNHQSIVVQREVGQDTSDFKSALKYALRQDPDVILIGEMRDKETVEAALSAAQTGHLVLSTLHTQDAMRTVNRIIDFFAPHEREQIRIQMSDSLIGIISQRLLRKATGEGRVLAYEALINTPLIREYIRDEEKTPLIKDALAEDNLRGMHTFDQHLVHLYENQHITLDEAISSATSAHELRLMLTSSNSW from the coding sequence ATGATTGGTGAACTTGCTATCCAAATGATCTCACGGCGAGCCTCCGACATTCACTTGCACGTCGGGTCTCCTCCCATCGCCCGCATTGACGGTCATCTGTCCCGCTTCGGTGACAAAATCCTCACCCCTGACGACATGCGCTCCATCATCAAGGAACTGATGACCGAACGCCAGCTGGCCGAGTTTGAGAACCGCTTCGAGATGGACTTCGGGTATTCCTTCCCCAGTGTGGGCCGCTTCCGTTGCAACGTGTTCAAACAGCGTGGCAGCGTGGGCATCGTGATGCGGGTGATTCACAACAACATCCCGAGCTTTGAATCCCTGGGTTTGCCCACCTCCCTGCTTGAAGAGTACGTGAACCAGGACCGTGGCCTGATTCTGGTGACGGGTCCCACCGGGTCCGGGAAATCCACGACGCTGGCCAGCATGGTGGATTACATCAACCGCCACTTTGCGTACAACATCATCACCATTGAGGACCCCATCGAGTTTTTGCACAAGAACCACCAGAGCATTGTGGTGCAGCGCGAGGTCGGGCAGGACACCTCGGACTTCAAGAGTGCCCTGAAGTACGCCCTGCGTCAGGACCCGGACGTGATCCTGATCGGGGAGATGCGCGACAAGGAAACCGTGGAGGCGGCCCTCTCGGCTGCCCAGACCGGACACCTGGTGCTGAGCACCCTGCACACCCAGGACGCCATGCGCACCGTGAACCGCATCATCGATTTCTTTGCCCCGCACGAACGGGAACAGATCCGCATCCAGATGTCAGATTCTCTGATCGGGATCATCAGCCAGCGCCTGTTGCGCAAGGCCACCGGCGAAGGCCGCGTGCTGGCCTACGAGGCCCTGATCAACACCCCGCTCATCCGCGAGTACATCCGCGACGAGGAAAAAACCCCCCTCATCAAGGACGCTCTGGCCGAGGACAACCTGCGCGGCATGCACACCTTCGACCAGCACCTCGTGCACCTGTACGAGAACCAGCACATCACCCTGGATGAGGCGATTTCCAGCGCCACCAGCGCACATGAGCTGCGTCTCATGCTCACCTCCAGCAATAGCTGGTAA
- a CDS encoding SDR family NAD(P)-dependent oxidoreductase produces the protein MHILITGASSGIGLITAEALLEAGHQVTVAARRYNRFANLQAMYGPEYLLAVKADLRVEAELVNLAREARSMFGPVDVLINNAGVSRGPGWHEDARAMDVLQLNLMAAVRLSQLVLPDMLERKKGHIINIGSVAGHIPVSTLYSASKFGLRGFSLALRRELLGTGVHVSLISPGFVETEMTARRKVPKIPPGKVAELVLRLMQHPRPEVVIPAYYKILIGLEHLFPSLVDRIVRGRQKFETN, from the coding sequence ATGCACATTCTGATCACAGGCGCATCAAGCGGCATTGGTCTGATCACTGCTGAGGCCCTGCTGGAAGCCGGGCACCAGGTGACTGTGGCTGCCAGACGGTACAACCGTTTCGCCAATCTGCAGGCCATGTACGGTCCAGAGTACCTGCTGGCTGTGAAAGCCGATCTGCGGGTGGAAGCAGAACTCGTCAATCTGGCCCGTGAGGCCAGAAGCATGTTTGGTCCCGTCGATGTGCTGATCAACAATGCCGGGGTGAGTCGAGGTCCTGGCTGGCACGAGGATGCCCGGGCGATGGATGTGTTGCAGCTCAACCTGATGGCTGCAGTGCGCCTGAGCCAGCTGGTGCTGCCAGACATGCTGGAGCGCAAAAAGGGACACATCATCAACATCGGCTCGGTGGCAGGTCATATTCCGGTCAGCACCCTTTATTCGGCTTCGAAGTTCGGTTTGCGGGGGTTCAGTCTGGCCCTGCGCAGAGAACTGCTGGGAACCGGAGTGCATGTTTCGCTGATCTCCCCCGGGTTTGTGGAGACCGAAATGACCGCCAGACGCAAGGTGCCCAAAATACCACCGGGCAAAGTGGCGGAACTGGTCCTCAGGCTCATGCAGCACCCTCGCCCTGAAGTGGTGATTCCTGCATACTATAAAATACTGATTGGTCTGGAGCATCTGTTTCCTTCCCTGGTGGACCGAATTGTGCGGGGCCGCCAGAAGTTTGAAACAAACTGA
- a CDS encoding electron transfer flavoprotein subunit alpha/FixB family protein, with protein sequence MILLVADHNNGKPSKMALELVQAARDLGREGPITALVLGQNLTAVANELSQYVEQVLVADLPQLANYNPEIWAAAVTQIAQEGEAHTILVGASRSGREYSARVAVKLDAPLLEDVIKVQDQGGALQGTKYAYLARVTEVYESSAPVTVVSVKPGAYNPASPAGSAGEQYDVELELPTSRTRSTGKVIEKTTRVPLTEADIVITGGRGVGSPENFSSLIEGLADNLGAGVGATRAVVDAGWRPYGEQVGQTGKTVAPKAYIAIGVSGAVQHLSGMGKSKYIVAVNKDPEAPIFKNADYGIVGDLHQVIPALIEATRK encoded by the coding sequence ATGATTCTGCTGGTTGCAGACCACAACAACGGCAAACCCTCCAAGATGGCCCTGGAACTGGTGCAGGCCGCCCGTGATCTGGGCCGTGAGGGTCCCATCACTGCACTCGTTCTCGGTCAGAACCTGACTGCGGTTGCCAATGAGCTGTCTCAGTACGTTGAGCAGGTGCTGGTTGCAGACCTGCCCCAGCTTGCAAACTACAACCCCGAGATCTGGGCTGCTGCCGTGACCCAGATCGCTCAGGAAGGGGAGGCCCACACCATCCTGGTGGGAGCCAGCCGTTCTGGCCGGGAATACAGCGCCCGTGTGGCCGTCAAACTGGATGCTCCCCTTCTTGAGGATGTCATCAAGGTGCAAGACCAGGGAGGGGCTCTGCAGGGCACCAAATACGCCTACCTGGCCCGCGTGACCGAGGTGTACGAGTCCAGTGCTCCGGTGACCGTGGTCAGTGTAAAACCTGGCGCTTACAATCCAGCTTCACCTGCAGGCAGTGCAGGCGAGCAGTACGATGTGGAGCTGGAACTCCCCACCAGCAGAACCCGGTCCACCGGCAAGGTGATTGAGAAGACCACCCGCGTTCCCCTCACCGAGGCGGACATTGTGATCACGGGTGGCCGTGGCGTGGGAAGCCCTGAGAACTTCTCCAGCCTGATTGAAGGTCTGGCCGACAATCTGGGTGCAGGGGTGGGAGCCACCCGCGCCGTTGTGGACGCTGGCTGGAGGCCTTACGGCGAACAGGTGGGCCAGACCGGGAAAACCGTTGCACCCAAAGCCTACATTGCCATTGGCGTCAGTGGGGCCGTGCAGCACCTCTCCGGGATGGGCAAGAGCAAGTATATCGTGGCCGTCAACAAGGACCCTGAAGCCCCCATCTTCAAAAATGCGGATTACGGCATTGTGGGCGACCTCCATCAGGTGATTCCTGCCCTGATCGAAGCCACCCGCAAGTAA
- a CDS encoding GNAT family N-acetyltransferase → MTHLETKLAQLSPLLHQWYTPEKLKHNLEEALQVELDRLQNLEFAKDFHDHCQVPGSEPADYLNRWMGETLIGIRFRALDLSRPFVDVILMPQLPGDAAGFLKVARQAATACALFQPKHARFFVPSHIDLGPLPEGFFWEKRYLALPIQEARQLPLPSRHGDITLQRPAELDFYEAYTQIYQDIAAVHPDHPEYATPESREDLQDLLEEGTLYQVMHEDQWIGVVAATRSAEEGLSGFVVTEMLLRPEFQGRGLGAAAQRHLIENLPALEDDVLFGTIDSRNTSAIRAALKNHRKDIGGYLWVKV, encoded by the coding sequence ATGACCCACCTCGAAACAAAACTGGCTCAGCTTTCTCCACTGCTGCACCAGTGGTACACCCCGGAAAAGCTGAAACACAACCTTGAGGAAGCGTTGCAGGTTGAACTGGACCGCCTGCAAAATCTGGAATTTGCGAAGGACTTTCATGACCATTGCCAGGTCCCTGGCAGTGAGCCAGCAGATTACCTCAACCGGTGGATGGGGGAGACCCTGATCGGGATTCGTTTCAGGGCACTGGACCTCAGCCGTCCCTTTGTGGATGTGATTTTGATGCCACAGTTGCCTGGAGATGCAGCAGGATTTCTGAAGGTGGCCAGGCAGGCGGCCACAGCCTGTGCCCTGTTTCAGCCAAAACATGCCCGGTTTTTTGTGCCCTCCCACATCGACCTTGGGCCACTGCCGGAGGGGTTCTTCTGGGAGAAGCGTTATCTGGCCCTGCCCATTCAGGAGGCCAGACAGTTGCCTCTCCCTTCCCGGCACGGGGACATCACCTTGCAACGGCCAGCAGAACTGGATTTTTATGAGGCTTACACGCAGATTTACCAGGACATTGCTGCTGTTCACCCGGACCATCCTGAGTATGCCACTCCAGAATCCAGAGAAGACCTGCAGGATTTGCTGGAAGAGGGAACCCTCTATCAGGTGATGCATGAGGACCAGTGGATCGGGGTTGTGGCTGCAACCCGATCTGCCGAGGAAGGTCTCAGTGGTTTTGTGGTCACAGAGATGCTGCTCAGGCCTGAATTTCAGGGAAGGGGCCTTGGGGCAGCCGCGCAGCGTCACCTCATTGAGAACCTTCCAGCTCTGGAAGACGACGTGCTGTTTGGGACCATCGACTCCAGAAACACCTCTGCCATTCGCGCAGCCCTCAAAAACCACCGCAAAGACATTGGCGGATACCTCTGGGTTAAGGTCTGA
- a CDS encoding helix-turn-helix domain-containing protein, producing the protein MPQRPLKIQPHLPLRDIQHRYKNCPSIKEKMRWQVIWLMSKHPDFTVQHVAEITGFTEVWVRKIVHRWNQEGPNGLMDGHRHNPGGKRKALSDEQAESLQQALLAAPPGGGRWTANSISEWIERHLEVKMHPVTAWSYVKRLDFIYQQIYGEPMPIYRPEKA; encoded by the coding sequence ATGCCACAACGTCCCCTGAAAATCCAGCCTCACCTTCCCCTGCGTGACATCCAGCACCGCTACAAAAACTGCCCCTCCATCAAGGAGAAGATGCGATGGCAGGTGATCTGGCTGATGAGCAAACACCCCGATTTCACCGTGCAACACGTTGCAGAAATCACAGGCTTCACCGAGGTGTGGGTGCGCAAGATCGTGCACCGCTGGAACCAGGAGGGTCCCAACGGCCTGATGGACGGACACCGGCACAACCCTGGGGGCAAACGCAAAGCCCTCTCTGACGAGCAGGCAGAATCCCTGCAGCAGGCCCTGCTCGCTGCCCCTCCCGGGGGCGGCCGCTGGACCGCCAACAGCATCTCCGAATGGATCGAGCGGCATCTGGAGGTCAAGATGCACCCCGTCACGGCCTGGAGTTACGTGAAACGGCTGGATTTCATCTACCAGCAGATTTACGGAGAGCCCATGCCCATCTACCGGCCAGAGAAAGCCTGA
- a CDS encoding alpha/beta hydrolase: MLEVLQMGSRAWSEPRTVRVFVPDQLNPREARVLVMLDGQNAFDQSTAFIDSWNAHQVLQARAMKGDAFAIVAVNNAGEAHARLHEYNLKKGAPALGEAIFSDVLPRIGREFGLKMHGQNIAVMGAGLAGVCSLYLGLRYSVALTACISPSLWVWGADVNAFVHASHGNNRIYLDTGTHEAGAHALNQENLKKVRSLREDLIRAGHQVAYQEVAGGTHSEKHWRQRLPTVLDAFMNFEEVSRAMH; this comes from the coding sequence GTGCTGGAAGTGCTGCAAATGGGAAGCCGAGCCTGGAGTGAACCTCGCACCGTCCGGGTGTTTGTTCCAGATCAGCTGAATCCCAGGGAAGCCCGGGTGCTGGTGATGCTGGACGGTCAGAATGCCTTCGACCAGTCCACGGCATTCATTGATTCATGGAATGCCCACCAGGTGCTGCAGGCCCGTGCCATGAAAGGGGACGCTTTCGCCATTGTGGCCGTCAACAACGCGGGTGAAGCCCATGCCCGTCTGCACGAATACAACCTGAAGAAGGGTGCCCCGGCCCTCGGAGAGGCCATCTTCAGCGATGTGCTTCCCAGAATTGGCCGTGAATTTGGCCTCAAAATGCATGGCCAGAACATTGCGGTGATGGGGGCGGGTCTGGCAGGGGTGTGCTCGCTGTACCTCGGGCTCCGCTACTCTGTGGCCCTGACCGCCTGCATCAGCCCGTCTTTGTGGGTGTGGGGGGCAGATGTGAATGCATTCGTGCACGCAAGCCATGGCAACAACCGCATCTACCTGGACACCGGCACCCATGAGGCCGGAGCACACGCCCTCAACCAGGAGAACCTCAAAAAGGTGCGTTCACTCCGGGAAGACCTGATTCGCGCAGGCCATCAGGTGGCCTACCAGGAAGTGGCTGGAGGCACCCACTCTGAAAAACACTGGAGGCAACGCCTGCCCACCGTGCTGGACGCCTTCATGAATTTTGAAGAAGTGTCCAGAGCGATGCATTAA
- a CDS encoding slipin family protein, producing the protein MKTIEKSLFTTKVSVKPFERVLLYHRDRLVRILTGGEYTFWGRQYSTEVFNVNQPLFKHALQDYLLAERTDLVREFFEVVSTSDQQIAVVTRNQDLLDVVMPRNVQLYWKGFSPLSVELIEVKGGVTLPADHLLLTQKYNAVLTRVFTDVNTGDRQFALVERAGHLADIVLPRERKLYLHEALRTTVTYQALRQSVDQTTQDVIRTSHADWLSLFDAYQLSDTEIGVVRHNNKVIDVRGSGQSLMYLKVAHVEVEILSIRDQFELTPEQYDALRTADVAVRTYAIDEIEVPEYHLGMLFVDGALSRVLPAGRYAFWKFGRAYRVKLNDQRLQTLEVSGQEILTRDKVALRLNLTAGYRVTDVLEATSRFSDIEQYLYRELQLGLRAAVGTRSLDELLEDKGVLDAVVIQHIRSRTEGMGIVMESVGVKDIILPGEMKTILAQVVQAEKSAQANVIRRREETAATRSLLNTAKVMEDNPVALRLKELETLERVTEKIDNISVYGGLDGVLNDLVRIRK; encoded by the coding sequence ATGAAGACCATCGAGAAGTCCCTGTTCACAACCAAGGTGAGTGTGAAGCCCTTTGAAAGGGTCCTGCTGTATCACCGAGACCGTCTGGTCCGCATTCTGACAGGAGGGGAGTACACCTTCTGGGGACGTCAGTACAGCACGGAAGTGTTCAACGTCAACCAGCCCCTCTTCAAGCATGCTTTGCAGGATTACCTGCTTGCCGAGCGCACCGACCTTGTTCGTGAGTTCTTCGAGGTGGTTTCCACTTCAGACCAGCAGATTGCTGTGGTGACCCGCAACCAGGACCTGCTGGATGTGGTGATGCCCCGCAACGTGCAGCTGTACTGGAAGGGATTCAGCCCCCTGAGCGTCGAACTGATCGAGGTAAAGGGTGGAGTGACCCTGCCTGCGGACCATCTGCTCCTGACCCAGAAGTACAACGCTGTGCTGACCCGCGTGTTCACCGATGTGAACACTGGCGACAGGCAGTTTGCACTGGTGGAACGTGCAGGTCACCTCGCAGATATTGTGCTGCCCAGGGAGCGCAAGCTGTACCTGCATGAAGCCCTCAGGACCACGGTGACTTACCAGGCCCTCAGGCAGAGTGTGGACCAGACCACGCAGGATGTGATCCGCACATCCCATGCAGACTGGCTCTCCCTGTTTGACGCCTACCAGCTTTCTGACACCGAGATTGGCGTGGTGCGCCACAACAACAAGGTGATCGACGTGCGTGGATCGGGCCAGAGCCTGATGTACCTGAAGGTTGCCCATGTGGAGGTCGAGATCCTGAGCATCCGGGACCAGTTCGAGCTGACCCCTGAGCAGTACGACGCCCTGAGAACTGCGGATGTGGCCGTACGCACTTACGCCATCGACGAGATCGAGGTGCCCGAGTACCACCTGGGGATGCTGTTCGTGGATGGAGCCCTGAGCCGTGTGCTGCCTGCCGGACGGTACGCTTTCTGGAAGTTTGGCCGCGCTTACCGGGTGAAGCTCAACGATCAGCGTTTGCAGACCCTGGAGGTTTCTGGACAGGAAATCCTGACCCGTGACAAGGTGGCCCTGCGCCTCAACCTGACTGCCGGGTACCGCGTGACCGATGTGCTGGAAGCCACTTCCCGATTCTCTGACATCGAGCAGTACCTCTACCGTGAACTGCAGCTTGGTCTGCGTGCAGCCGTGGGAACCCGCTCCCTGGACGAGTTGCTGGAAGACAAGGGGGTTCTGGATGCCGTGGTGATCCAGCACATCCGGAGCCGCACCGAAGGCATGGGGATCGTGATGGAATCTGTCGGGGTGAAGGACATCATCTTGCCCGGAGAGATGAAGACCATCCTTGCCCAGGTTGTGCAGGCTGAGAAGTCTGCCCAGGCCAACGTGATCCGCAGGCGTGAGGAGACCGCTGCCACCCGAAGCCTGCTGAACACCGCAAAGGTCATGGAAGACAACCCTGTCGCCCTGCGCCTCAAGGAGCTCGAAACCCTGGAAAGGGTCACCGAGAAGATCGACAACATCAGCGTGTATGGTGGGCTGGATGGGGTGTTGAATGACCTGGTGAGGATTCGCAAGTGA
- a CDS encoding metallophosphoesterase family protein, whose product MRIAIVSDTHGLLRPEVKAQLEGADFILHAGDVGKIEIHEELSTIAPMYAVRGNVDRDPWFYKHLPRTHAIKLGEVWLYMLHNLEELDLKPEEAGFDVILSGHTHIPIAEKKDGVLFLNPGSVGPKRFNLPISMAWLTIEGKKVQHKFVVF is encoded by the coding sequence ATGCGTATTGCGATTGTTTCTGACACCCACGGGCTCCTCAGACCCGAGGTCAAAGCCCAGCTTGAAGGTGCCGACTTCATCCTGCATGCAGGAGATGTGGGCAAAATCGAAATTCACGAAGAACTCTCCACCATCGCCCCGATGTACGCCGTGCGCGGCAACGTGGATCGCGACCCCTGGTTTTACAAGCACCTGCCACGCACCCACGCCATCAAACTCGGGGAGGTGTGGCTGTACATGCTGCACAACCTCGAAGAACTGGATCTCAAACCTGAAGAGGCCGGGTTCGATGTGATCCTCTCAGGACACACCCACATCCCCATTGCTGAAAAGAAAGATGGGGTGCTCTTTTTGAACCCCGGATCTGTGGGACCCAAGCGGTTTAACCTTCCCATCAGCATGGCCTGGCTCACCATCGAGGGCAAAAAGGTCCAGCACAAATTTGTGGTGTTCTGA
- a CDS encoding PspC domain-containing protein: MLDQKKFFRTRQDRILAGVMGGLGNYFNINPAILRIAVALLAIYYPVGGVLLLAYIAAWILLPEAPMGGEKTFPPLFGDLRRSRTERMIAGVCGGISRYYRMDVNILRIVFAVITLMSGGILAAVYLILWMLLPQENL; encoded by the coding sequence ATGTTGGACCAGAAGAAATTTTTCAGAACCAGACAGGACCGCATTCTTGCGGGCGTCATGGGTGGACTGGGCAATTATTTCAACATCAATCCTGCCATCCTGCGCATCGCCGTGGCCCTGCTCGCCATTTACTACCCCGTGGGAGGCGTCCTCCTGCTTGCTTACATTGCCGCCTGGATTCTGCTCCCTGAAGCCCCCATGGGTGGCGAGAAGACCTTTCCCCCACTCTTCGGAGACCTGAGGCGCTCCAGAACCGAGCGGATGATTGCCGGGGTTTGCGGTGGCATCAGCCGTTACTACCGCATGGACGTGAACATCCTGCGCATCGTTTTCGCTGTCATCACCCTGATGAGCGGAGGCATTCTGGCCGCCGTGTACCTGATTCTCTGGATGCTGCTGCCCCAGGAAAATCTTTAA